One candidate division WOR-3 bacterium DNA window includes the following coding sequences:
- a CDS encoding PHP domain-containing protein, translated as MGCDLHIHTTYSDGLLTPEEVVKKAKELNLSAIAIADHDAVGGIEPAKKAGEVLGIEVVPCLELSCLFDNIDIHILGYFIDYRNSELLDFLERAQRQRLERAKKIIGKLSSQGIKIEMERVLAVAGGGSVGRPHIAQVLMEDGYVSDLNEAFMKFIGYHCPAYVPKMEVSLHEGVALIKKYKGIPILAHPGTYPGEKILPEAIRSGVMGIEVWHPEHSSVKTESLLAIARQENLLVTGGSDCHGGRKGEILIGKVRIPSSYLWELKKGRFDF; from the coding sequence ATGGGTTGTGATTTACACATCCACACCACCTATTCCGATGGTCTTTTAACCCCCGAGGAGGTGGTGAAGAAGGCAAAGGAATTAAATCTTTCTGCCATCGCCATTGCCGACCACGATGCGGTCGGCGGGATTGAACCAGCAAAGAAGGCGGGAGAAGTTTTGGGGATAGAAGTAGTGCCCTGCCTTGAGTTAAGTTGTCTTTTTGATAATATTGACATCCATATCCTCGGATATTTCATTGATTATCGTAATTCGGAACTCCTTGATTTTTTAGAGAGGGCACAAAGGCAGCGGTTGGAAAGAGCAAAGAAGATAATTGGGAAATTGTCCAGTCAAGGAATAAAGATAGAGATGGAAAGGGTTTTGGCGGTAGCCGGAGGGGGCAGCGTTGGGAGACCCCATATCGCACAGGTTCTAATGGAGGATGGCTACGTGAGTGATCTTAATGAAGCCTTTATGAAATTTATTGGCTACCACTGCCCGGCTTATGTGCCCAAGATGGAAGTTAGTTTGCACGAAGGGGTTGCTTTAATCAAGAAATACAAAGGGATACCGATTCTGGCACATCCGGGAACCTATCCCGGGGAGAAAATTCTTCCGGAGGCGATAAGATCCGGAGTCATGGGGATTGAAGTCTGGCACCCCGAACACTCTTCCGTTAAGACAGAATCCCTTCTGGCAATAGCAAGGCAGGAGAACCTTTTGGTTACGGGTGGGTCTGATTGTCACGGTGGTAGAAAAGGGGAGATATTAATTGGCAAAGTTCGGATTCCTAGTTCTTACCTTTGGGAATTAAAAAAGGGGAGGTTTGATTTTTGA